In Buchnera aphidicola (Ceratovacuna japonica), the genomic window AGTAAAAATATTTTTATCAGTAAATACATCCCCTTTAGCAGGAAAAGAAGGAAAATATTTAACTTCTAGACAAATATTAGATAGATTAAAAAAAGAAACATCTAGAAACGTTTCATTAGAGATAGATTATAAAAATAATTCAAATATATTTTGTATATCTGGAAGAGGAGAACTACATTTATCTATTCTTATAGAAACTATGAGAAGAGAGGGATTTGAAATGGAACTATCTAGACCAAAAATAATTTTTAAACAAAAAAAAGATAAAATATATGAACCATATGAAAATTTAATTATAGATGTAGAAAAAAAACATCAAGGGAATGTTATGAAATTTATTGGTGAGAGAAAAGGAAATTTAAAAAATATAATTGTTAGCAATGAGAAAGATAGAATATGTTTAGACTATAGTATTTCTAGCAGAGCATTAATAGGATTTAGATCAGAGTTTAACAATATAACTTCTGGAACTGGAATATTTTATTCTTCTTTTAATAAATATGATTTAAAAAGAAATTATACAGTAGGACAAAGAAAAAATGGAGTTTTAATATCTAACAAAAGAGGAAAAGCATTAGGATTTTCTTTGTTTTCTTTACAAGAAAGAGGAAAACTGTTTATTTCTCATGGAGAAGAAGTATATGAAGGTCAAATAATAGGAATTAATAATAGAGAAAACGATTTAACAGTTAATTGTTTGTCTGGAAAAAAATTAACTAATATGAGAGCATCAGGAAGTGATGAAGCGATAAATTTAATTAATCCAATTATTATGACTTTAGAAAAAGCTTTTAATTTTATAAATGATGATGAATTAATAGAAATAACACCAAAAAAAATAAGACTAAGAAAAAAATATTTAAAAGAAAACGAAAGAAAAAAATATAAAAAAATGAAATAAATAAAATAAAATACTATTCATTAACTAAATTATGTATTAATCTAGAATATTTATATTTGTTATGAATAGTCTTTAATCTTTCAGACTCTACTATTATTTTAATATTTTTTAAAGTTTTACTAAAATTATCATTAATTATTAAATAATCATAATATTTATAATTTTTTATTTCTGTAGAAAAATTTTTCATTCTATCAATTATATTATCAATACTATCCTGATTTCTATTCTTTAATCTTTTTATTATTTCTAATTTAGAAGGAGGAAGAATAAAAATACTTCTAGAAAATTTAATTTTTTTTTTTACTTGACAGGCTCCTTTATAATCAATATCTAAAAAAACATCTTTACCATTAATAATATTTTTATATATTTTATTAAAACTTGTTCCATAATAATTGTTAAAAACTTTAGCATATTCTAAAAATATTTTATTTTCTATCATATTTTTAAAAACATTTTTAGAAATAAAATTATAATGTATTTTATCTATTTCTATTTTTCTTTTTAATCTAGTAGTATAAGATATAGATAAAAATATATTTTTTAGTATATTTTTATTAACAAAATTGCTTAACAAACTAGATTTTCCTGTACCACTTGGTGCGGAAAAAATAAAACATGTTCCATAATTTTTATTATTTTTCATATAATTTTATATTTATATACAAAAAAAATACTTTCATTTATATTTTCTATTTTGAATAAAACATTATTTTCTACAACACTGTTTAAAACACACTGAATTAAAACATAATTTTTTATTTTTATAGAAAACAATACTGTTCCAAAAAAAACATATTCATTATTATCAATAATTTTTAAAACTCTTGATCCTATTATAGGAGTTTTTTCTGAAATTCCATACAACAGAAATATTTTTTTTTTATTAGAATTTCTATATTTTATTTTAGATATAATCTCCTGACCTTTGTAACATCCTTTATCAAAATGTATAGCATCAAACTTTCTTAAATTTAAAGAAATAGGGTTAAACTTTTTACAATTTTCTTTCTCTAATATTGGAAAATTTGATATCATTAACAAAAAGTCCCATTCAATATTTTTTTTTAATTTACATTTATTAAAAAAAAACTTTTTTAAAAAATATATTTTCTCACTTGGAAAAACAATTATAAATTTATCTAAATAATTTAGTTTTAAAAAAATAAAACTATCTTTTTTTACTACATTAAATTTGTTAAAAGAAATATTAAAAAATTTTTCTAAAACAACTTTAGAATTTTTACCAAACAATCCAAGAATTTTTATATTTTTTTCATTAAATATATTAACCTTAGAAAATATAGAATATTTTTTAATTTCATCAAATTGATATTTAAAGACGCTTTTTCTACATAAATAAGCATAATTATTATCTAAATAATTAAAAATTAGAAATATATTTATTAATCTTCCATTGACATCACAATATGATCCATAACTATATTTATTTCTTTTTAACAAATTTAAATTATTTGTAAATTGATTTTGCAAATATTCTTTTTTATCTTTTCCTGAAACTATAGTAGCAGAAATATTTTTTAAATAAACTAATATAGGTTTATCACTGTAAAAAAGTTTTTTAAAATGATTTAAAACAAATAACTTTTTCAAAAAAATCCTTTAAAAAAAAATTATATAAAATATAACAATTTATATAAAAATATTCTAATATATAAATAGATTAAGATTTATTATATCATATATATAAAACATATAATAGGTAAAATTATGAAAATTATAAAAATAGAAAAAAAAATAAAAAAAATAAAAAAAAAAATAAAAATTTAAAAAAAATAATAAAATATAATAAAGAAAAAAAAAAGTTAAATAACATAAAACATAATTTACAAAAAGAAAATATGTGGAATAATACTAATTTAATGTTAAAGTTAAAAAAAAACAAAAAAAAAATAGAAAATAAGATTAATCCAATAAAAAAAAATTATAATAAAATAAAATATTTAACAGAACTAATAAAATTATCAAAAAAATTAAAAAGTTATGAAATATTAAAAGATATAAATATAGAAATAGTAAAAATAGAAAAAAGAATAAAAAAAATAGAATTTTATAAAATGTTTTGTAAAAAAAATGATTCCTCAAATTGTTATATAGACTTACAATCTGGATCAGGTGGAGTGGAATCTCAAGATTGGGTAAGTATGTTGTTAAAAATGTATTTAAAATGGGCACAAAAAAAAAAATTTAAAACAAAAATAATATCAGAATCCAGAGGAGAAATAGCAGGTATAAAATCTTCTACAATTTATGTATCAGGAAAATTTGCTTTCGGATGGTTTAGAACAGAAACTGGAATACATAGATTAGTAAGAAAAAGCCCTTTCAATTCTACAGGGAAAAGACATACATCTTTTGCTTCTATATATGTATATCCTGAAATAAAGAAAAAAAAAGTATTAAAAATATCATGCTCAGATATAAAAGTAGACGTATATAGATCTTCAGGAGCTGGTGGGCAACATGTAAATAAAACAGAATCTGCAGTGAGAATAAAACATATTCCAACAAATTTAGTAACACAATGCCAAAACTATAGATCTCAACATAAAAATAAAGAACAAGCAATGAAACAAATGGAATCTAAACTCTATGATTTAGAAACAAAAAAGATAAATAAAAAAAAAAAAAAAATAGAAAATAAAAAATCTAAAATTACATGGAGTAAACAAATTAGATCATATATTTTAGATACATCAAAAATAAAAGATATTAGAACTGGAATAGAATCTAGTAATATACAATCAGTATTA contains:
- the gmk gene encoding guanylate kinase; this translates as MKNNKNYGTCFIFSAPSGTGKSSLLSNFVNKNILKNIFLSISYTTRLKRKIEIDKIHYNFISKNVFKNMIENKIFLEYAKVFNNYYGTSFNKIYKNIINGKDVFLDIDYKGACQVKKKIKFSRSIFILPPSKLEIIKRLKNRNQDSIDNIIDRMKNFSTEIKNYKYYDYLIINDNFSKTLKNIKIIVESERLKTIHNKYKYSRLIHNLVNE
- the ygfZ gene encoding tRNA-modifying protein YgfZ; this translates as MKKLFVLNHFKKLFYSDKPILVYLKNISATIVSGKDKKEYLQNQFTNNLNLLKRNKYSYGSYCDVNGRLINIFLIFNYLDNNYAYLCRKSVFKYQFDEIKKYSIFSKVNIFNEKNIKILGLFGKNSKVVLEKFFNISFNKFNVVKKDSFIFLKLNYLDKFIIVFPSEKIYFLKKFFFNKCKLKKNIEWDFLLMISNFPILEKENCKKFNPISLNLRKFDAIHFDKGCYKGQEIISKIKYRNSNKKKIFLLYGISEKTPIIGSRVLKIIDNNEYVFFGTVLFSIKIKNYVLIQCVLNSVVENNVLFKIENINESIFFVYKYKII
- the prfB gene encoding peptide chain release factor 2; its protein translation is MWNNTNLMLKLKKNKKKIENKINPIKKNYNKIKYLTELIKLSKKLKSYEILKDINIEIVKIEKRIKKIEFYKMFCKKNDSSNCYIDLQSGSGGVESQDWVSMLLKMYLKWAQKKKFKTKIISESRGEIAGIKSSTIYVSGKFAFGWFRTETGIHRLVRKSPFNSTGKRHTSFASIYVYPEIKKKKVLKISCSDIKVDVYRSSGAGGQHVNKTESAVRIKHIPTNLVTQCQNYRSQHKNKEQAMKQMESKLYDLETKKINKKKKKIENKKSKITWSKQIRSYILDTSKIKDIRTGIESSNIQSVLNGNLDKFVEETLKLGI